A window of Cryptomeria japonica chromosome 3, Sugi_1.0, whole genome shotgun sequence contains these coding sequences:
- the LOC131874219 gene encoding uncharacterized protein LOC131874219 — translation MSLMSLCGKIENHLTELLNKVAQSKSLKNNLYTNWDWKIKLALPNLLIPPLFVLGTPVDQINPRMGVKWDAPESGWSKVNFDGASTGNLGQSGIGCILRDSDGICIKEISEKIGVATNNEAEFRAALRGLQLGKELGVQRIHLEGDSLNVVNVIRCNKIPSWRLNKWLQPIMVLLATFDEFWVSHIYREGNGEADRLSKLAVVVGDPP, via the coding sequence ATGAGCTtaatgtctctttgtgggaaaattgagaaccacttGACTGAGCTCTTGAATAAGGTTgctcaatccaaatcattaaagaatAATTTGTACACGAACTGGGATTGGAAGATTAAGTTGGCTCTTCCAAATCTTCTCATTCCACCGCTTTTTGTCTTGGGAACCCCGGTGGATCAAATCAATCCAAGAATGGGGGTGAAATGGGATGCACCAGAGTCtgggtggagcaaggtaaacttCGATGGTGCTTCTACAGGAAATCTGggtcaaagtggtattggttgTATTTTGAGGGATTCTGATGGTAtctgtataaaagaaatctctgaaaagattggaGTTGCTACTAACAATGAAGCTGAATTTAGAGCGGCTTTAAGAGGTCTTCAGTTAGGGAAGGAGCTTGGGGTGCAGAGAATCCATCTAgagggagactcattaaatgtgGTTAATGTGATCCGTTGTAATAAAATCCCTAGTTGGCGCCTTAACAAGTGGCTTCAACCGATTATGGTGCTATTAGCCACCTTTGATGAGTTTTGGGTtagccacatctatagggaaggtaatggaGAGGCTGACAGACTCTCTAAATTGGCAGTAGTCGTTGGTGACCCCCCCTGA